The Candidatus Binataceae bacterium sequence AGTTGGTAATCGTGACTTCCGGAGTTGCGCAAGCCAGCAGGCGCGGGAGTTTTTCGATGAGGTCTTCAGCGTGGATCGGATTGTAGTAGTTAGGCCGCTCCGGATGGACTTCGACGGGAGCGCCGTTGCGCATCATCATCAGATGAAAGTAAGGCCATGCACCGTTGTCACCGTATGGAACGTTGAGCCGCGCGATCGTCGTCGGAATCCCGAACTGCTGTGCGGCGAAAATGCATACTCGCTCGGCCGCGATCTTGGCGATTGAGTATGTGGGAAACATCGCGCGATGACTGTCGCCGAGCGGGTCGGATTCCTTGATTGGCTGCTGGCCGCGATACTCGTACACTCCCGTCGTCGATATGTGGAGGAACGCCTTCACGCTGCGGCATCGCGCCATCAGATGGCCCGTCGCATCGCCATTGACCGCGAGATCGTGCTCGAAGCTGCCAGTCCTGGTGACAGCGCAATTGATCACGTAGTCGAGGTCGCCCGGCACGGCCGACAGCGTCTCGCGTCTCGCGAGATCGAGGGTTACCGGCACGGCACCCATACGTTTCACGGCTTCGCGATCCTCGGGGCGAAGGAATCGCGCGGCCGCAAAGACATTGGCAATCGGGCTGAAGGCCCGCACGATCGGCTGCGCCACTAATCCTGATGCACCGGTAACGAGTATCTTGCTGCCTCTAAGATCCGCTTCGTTGAAAGCCATGACTGACTTCGTTGTGGCGACGAGCTAAAGCCCCGACTCATTGCTAGCAGATTACGTGGCGGACTTCCCGCGCAAAGGGCGCTGCGATTAAGGCTATAAAATCGGGATTACC is a genomic window containing:
- a CDS encoding NAD(P)-dependent oxidoreductase, coding for MAFNEADLRGSKILVTGASGLVAQPIVRAFSPIANVFAAARFLRPEDREAVKRMGAVPVTLDLARRETLSAVPGDLDYVINCAVTRTGSFEHDLAVNGDATGHLMARCRSVKAFLHISTTGVYEYRGQQPIKESDPLGDSHRAMFPTYSIAKIAAERVCIFAAQQFGIPTTIARLNVPYGDNGAWPYFHLMMMRNGAPVEVHPERPNYYNPIHAEDLIEKLPRLLACATPEVTITNLGGSQQVSIEQWCDYLGELIGVRPQFVENPKALGSVCIDLTRMHSLIGETKVEWRSGMRRMVQSLAPDLITTA